In Streptomyces asoensis, a single genomic region encodes these proteins:
- a CDS encoding amidohydrolase family protein encodes MTAAPTVDVHAHVLLPEVEALVAGRPGLTAARALDARRNGAAALAVSGRMVRDRAPRMTDVPARIAAMDAQGVDVQLVSPSPSHYHSWAPRDTAEKVYRLANEATAAHCAGAPHRLRGLGLAPLQHPDLAVTALDHALGQGLLGVEISSHAPGRELSDPAYEPFWSRAEDSGALVFLHPFGCTLDERLDRWYLSNTVGQPTENAVALSHLIFSGVLDRHPELRILAAHGGGYLPTHIGRSDHAWSVRPDAGADCAHPPSSYLRRLWFDSLVHDPHVLRELVRVAGADRVLLGSDFPFDMGSDDPLGTLRSAGLADADFHAVRGANATALLDLA; translated from the coding sequence GTGACCGCCGCCCCCACCGTCGACGTCCACGCCCATGTCCTGCTGCCCGAGGTGGAGGCGCTGGTCGCGGGCCGGCCCGGCCTGACGGCGGCAAGGGCGCTGGACGCCCGCCGCAACGGCGCCGCGGCCCTCGCGGTCAGCGGGCGGATGGTCCGCGACCGCGCACCGAGGATGACGGACGTCCCCGCCCGGATCGCCGCGATGGACGCCCAGGGCGTCGACGTCCAGCTGGTGAGCCCCTCCCCGTCGCACTACCACTCCTGGGCGCCCCGGGACACCGCGGAGAAGGTGTACCGGCTGGCCAACGAGGCCACGGCGGCGCACTGCGCGGGCGCACCGCACCGGCTGCGAGGACTCGGCCTGGCGCCGCTCCAGCATCCGGACCTCGCCGTCACCGCCCTCGACCACGCGCTCGGGCAGGGCCTGCTGGGCGTCGAGATCTCCAGCCATGCTCCCGGCCGGGAACTCTCCGACCCGGCCTACGAGCCCTTCTGGTCGCGCGCCGAGGACAGCGGCGCCCTCGTCTTCCTGCACCCCTTCGGCTGCACCCTGGACGAGCGCCTGGACCGCTGGTACCTGTCCAACACCGTGGGCCAGCCCACGGAGAACGCGGTCGCGCTCTCGCATCTGATCTTCTCCGGCGTGCTCGACCGCCACCCGGAACTGAGGATCCTCGCCGCGCACGGCGGCGGCTATCTGCCCACCCACATCGGACGCTCCGACCACGCCTGGTCCGTCCGCCCCGACGCGGGCGCCGACTGCGCCCACCCGCCCAGCAGCTACCTGCGACGTCTGTGGTTCGACTCCCTCGTCCACGACCCGCACGTGCTGCGCGAACTGGTCCGCGTCGCCGGCGCCGACCGCGTGCTGCTCGGCTCCGACTTCCCCTTCGACATGGGCAGCGACGACCCGCTCGGCACGCTGCGCTCCGCCGGCCTCGCCGACGCCGACTTCCACGCCGTGCGCGGCGCCAACGCCACCGCCCTGCTCGACCTCGCCTGA
- a CDS encoding FAD-dependent oxidoreductase has product MSSSSRTVLVIGGGAAGSAATILLRRAGIDVDLVEARHDWNATAGSGITLQGNALRVLRELGVWEQVRASGHGFDSVGITAPDGTVLHVAHDVRTGGDDLPATVGMQRPVLQRILVDAVRAGGARVRLGTRPSSFDQDGDGVDVRFTDGTEGRYDLVIAADGVGSATRAALGIAARPEPTGMAIWRVAAPRPDGLTRTDLAYGGPAYIAGYCPTGENTIYAYVVEANRDRASIPAADFADEMRRLTCAYGGFWPEITSHITDPAAVNYTWFDRMLVEGSWHRGRVVLAGDAAHCCPPTLAQGAALSLEDSWVLAGLLAGADVWDDALLQAYYERRIARVRPVVEASVQIGRWQLEGARDADVPGLMGRVMTGLRELP; this is encoded by the coding sequence ATGAGCAGCTCATCCCGCACCGTCCTGGTGATCGGCGGCGGCGCGGCCGGCAGCGCCGCGACGATCCTGCTGCGCCGCGCAGGAATCGACGTGGACCTCGTCGAGGCCAGGCACGACTGGAACGCCACAGCCGGCTCCGGCATCACGCTCCAGGGCAACGCCCTGCGCGTCCTGCGCGAACTCGGGGTCTGGGAACAGGTGCGCGCATCCGGCCACGGTTTCGACTCCGTGGGCATCACCGCCCCCGACGGCACCGTCCTGCACGTCGCCCACGACGTCCGGACCGGCGGCGACGACCTCCCCGCCACCGTCGGGATGCAACGCCCGGTGCTGCAACGGATCCTCGTCGACGCCGTGCGCGCCGGCGGCGCCCGGGTCCGCCTCGGCACCCGGCCGTCGTCCTTCGACCAGGACGGCGACGGAGTCGACGTCCGCTTCACCGACGGCACCGAAGGCCGCTACGACCTGGTGATCGCGGCCGACGGCGTCGGCTCCGCCACCCGCGCCGCCCTCGGCATCGCCGCCCGCCCCGAGCCGACGGGCATGGCCATCTGGCGGGTCGCGGCGCCCCGCCCCGACGGCCTCACCCGCACCGACCTCGCCTACGGCGGCCCCGCGTACATCGCCGGTTACTGCCCGACCGGCGAGAACACCATCTACGCGTACGTCGTCGAAGCCAACCGGGACCGGGCCTCCATCCCCGCCGCCGACTTCGCCGACGAGATGCGCAGGCTGACCTGCGCCTACGGCGGCTTCTGGCCGGAGATCACCTCCCACATCACCGACCCGGCCGCGGTCAACTACACGTGGTTCGACCGGATGCTGGTCGAGGGCTCCTGGCACCGCGGCCGGGTCGTCCTGGCCGGTGACGCCGCACACTGCTGCCCGCCCACCCTCGCCCAGGGCGCCGCGCTGTCGCTGGAGGACTCCTGGGTGCTCGCCGGGCTGCTGGCCGGCGCCGACGTGTGGGACGACGCACTCCTCCAGGCGTACTACGAACGACGGATCGCCCGGGTACGGCCCGTAGTGGAGGCGTCGGTGCAGATCGGCCGCTGGCAGCTGGAGGGCGCCCGCGACGCGGACGTACCCGGCCTGATGGGCCGCGTCATGACCGGGCTGCGGGAGCTGCCGTGA
- a CDS encoding cyclase family protein, whose amino-acid sequence MSLDRADPAGAIARASTACSNWGRWGDDDRLGTLNFLDEAKRREGAALVRRGVSFSLSQSFDMNGPQKGWRRRTNPVHTMLDTGTDAALGNQGFPHGIGGADDVIAMPLQCSTQWDGLGHIFDHGRAWNGRRADEVVTSEGDLVTGIEHMAPFVAGRGVLLDVGRVLGTAGELPDGFAVTEEHLVATAEAHGVAVGRGDLVLVRTGQLTRARREGWGDYAGGPAPGLSFTTAGWLHRTEIAAIATDTWGFEVRPNEFEHAFQPLHQVAIPHIGLLIGEMWDPDALAADCAADGVYAFWLTAAPLPITGAVGSPVNPIAVK is encoded by the coding sequence ATGAGTCTCGACCGCGCCGACCCCGCGGGCGCCATAGCCCGCGCCTCGACGGCATGCTCCAACTGGGGACGCTGGGGCGACGACGACCGTCTGGGCACCCTGAACTTCCTCGACGAGGCCAAACGCCGGGAGGGCGCCGCGCTCGTCCGGCGGGGCGTCAGCTTCTCGCTCTCGCAGTCCTTCGACATGAACGGCCCCCAGAAGGGCTGGCGGCGCCGCACCAATCCCGTGCACACCATGCTGGACACCGGTACCGACGCCGCCCTCGGCAACCAGGGCTTCCCGCACGGGATCGGGGGCGCCGACGACGTGATCGCGATGCCCCTCCAGTGCTCCACCCAGTGGGACGGCCTCGGCCACATCTTCGACCACGGCAGGGCGTGGAACGGGCGCCGTGCCGACGAGGTCGTCACCTCCGAGGGCGACCTCGTCACCGGCATCGAGCACATGGCGCCGTTCGTCGCCGGACGGGGCGTCCTCCTCGATGTCGGGCGGGTGCTGGGCACCGCGGGAGAGCTCCCCGACGGCTTCGCCGTCACCGAGGAGCACCTCGTCGCGACCGCCGAGGCCCACGGCGTGGCGGTGGGGCGCGGCGACCTCGTCCTCGTCCGCACCGGGCAGCTCACCCGGGCCCGGCGGGAGGGCTGGGGCGACTACGCGGGCGGTCCCGCGCCCGGCCTGTCGTTCACCACGGCCGGCTGGCTGCACCGCACCGAGATCGCCGCGATCGCCACCGACACCTGGGGCTTCGAGGTCCGGCCCAACGAGTTCGAGCACGCCTTCCAGCCCCTGCACCAGGTCGCCATCCCCCACATCGGACTGCTCATCGGCGAGATGTGGGACCCCGACGCGCTCGCGGCCGACTGCGCGGCCGACGGCGTGTACGCGTTCTGGCTCACCGCCGCCCCGCTGCCCATCACCGGGGCCGTCGGATCGCCCGTCAATCCGATCGCCGTCAAGTAG
- a CDS encoding fumarylacetoacetate hydrolase family protein: MSVKPEPASALFAGPFALATLSAPPGDAFPALVTPDGRALDLRAALGDDRLTVLGVLDDWEAFLPRLRALAADPDAARTPLAGLRRHAPVTPRQVFQSGANYRQHVIDLHVAHRAADDDRSDDVRRAEAARIMDRRAAEDQPYVFIGLPSSITGPDDDVVLPSWAEQPDWELELAAVIGRPAHRVSVHEALAHVAGYTIANDLTDRATVFRRDMKAIGTDWLRSKNAPGFTPLGPWIVPASSIADPGALRVTLKLNGETMQDESTEDMLFGVARLVSYVSHTARLLPGDLVLTGSPAGNGMHWGRLLRGGDVMDGSITGLGAQRTRCVAEAK, translated from the coding sequence ATGTCCGTGAAACCTGAACCCGCGTCCGCCCTCTTCGCCGGACCGTTCGCCCTCGCCACTCTCTCCGCCCCGCCCGGGGACGCTTTTCCGGCCCTCGTCACACCCGACGGCCGGGCCCTCGATCTCCGCGCCGCCCTCGGTGACGACCGGCTGACCGTGCTGGGTGTGCTGGACGACTGGGAGGCCTTCCTGCCGCGACTGCGTGCGCTGGCGGCCGACCCGGACGCGGCCCGCACACCGCTCGCCGGACTGCGCCGGCACGCTCCCGTCACGCCCCGGCAGGTGTTCCAGTCGGGCGCCAACTACCGGCAGCACGTCATCGACCTGCACGTCGCCCACCGCGCCGCGGACGACGACCGCTCCGACGACGTCCGCCGCGCGGAAGCGGCACGGATCATGGACCGGCGGGCGGCCGAGGACCAGCCCTACGTCTTCATCGGCCTGCCGAGCTCGATCACCGGCCCCGACGACGACGTCGTCCTGCCCTCCTGGGCCGAACAGCCCGACTGGGAACTGGAACTGGCGGCCGTCATCGGCCGGCCCGCCCACCGGGTGTCCGTCCACGAAGCCCTGGCGCACGTCGCCGGGTACACCATCGCCAACGACCTCACCGACCGCGCCACGGTCTTCCGCCGGGACATGAAGGCCATCGGCACGGACTGGCTGCGCAGCAAGAACGCGCCCGGCTTCACCCCCCTCGGCCCCTGGATCGTGCCGGCCTCGTCGATCGCCGACCCGGGCGCCCTGCGGGTCACCCTGAAGCTGAACGGCGAGACCATGCAGGACGAGTCCACGGAGGACATGCTCTTCGGCGTCGCCCGCCTGGTCTCGTACGTCTCCCACACGGCGCGGCTGCTGCCGGGCGATCTGGTCCTGACCGGAAGCCCCGCGGGCAACGGCATGCACTGGGGCCGGCTGCTGCGCGGGGGCGACGTCATGGACGGCTCGATCACCGGGCTCGGCGCCCAGCGCACCCGCTGCGTCGCGGAGGCGAAATGA
- a CDS encoding LysR family transcriptional regulator, giving the protein MNLARLDLNLVVALRVLLEERNVTRAGRRIGLSQPAMSAALARLRRHFDDDLLSRVGGHYELTALGQVLLDRTATAYDVLERLFASQADFEPATESREFRLVASDYAVAVFGVELARVVHAEAPGIRLRFTQTPATVVEDTAPLLSATDGLFMPHGVISGFPATDLHDDRWVFLVADDHPSVGDRLTRRDVARLPWVTYQRTYDAPAVRQLGMLGIEPQVEVSVDSFHLLPLLVAGTRRIALIQARLARMLAPVAAVRVMDPPYEAVPLREALWWHPVHTHDAAHIWLRETAARVGAKLLRAP; this is encoded by the coding sequence GTGAACCTCGCCCGCCTGGATTTGAACCTCGTCGTCGCCCTGCGCGTCCTGCTGGAGGAGCGCAACGTCACCAGGGCCGGCCGGCGCATCGGGCTGAGCCAGCCGGCCATGAGCGCAGCACTCGCCCGCCTGCGACGGCACTTCGACGACGACCTGCTCTCCCGCGTCGGCGGCCACTACGAACTCACCGCCCTCGGCCAGGTACTCCTCGACCGGACCGCCACCGCCTACGACGTCCTCGAACGCCTCTTCGCCAGTCAGGCGGACTTCGAACCCGCCACGGAGAGCCGTGAGTTCAGGCTCGTCGCCTCCGACTACGCCGTCGCGGTCTTCGGCGTGGAGCTGGCCCGCGTGGTGCACGCGGAGGCCCCCGGCATCCGGCTGCGCTTCACCCAGACCCCGGCGACCGTCGTCGAGGACACCGCCCCCCTGCTGAGCGCCACGGACGGCCTGTTCATGCCGCACGGCGTCATCAGCGGCTTCCCCGCCACCGATCTCCACGACGACCGCTGGGTGTTCCTCGTCGCCGACGACCACCCGAGCGTCGGCGACCGGCTCACCCGGCGCGACGTGGCCCGCCTGCCCTGGGTGACCTACCAGCGCACCTACGACGCGCCCGCGGTGCGCCAACTCGGCATGCTCGGCATCGAACCGCAGGTCGAGGTGTCCGTGGACAGCTTCCACCTGCTGCCCCTGCTGGTGGCCGGCACCCGCCGGATCGCCCTGATCCAGGCACGCCTGGCGCGGATGCTGGCGCCCGTCGCCGCCGTGCGCGTGATGGACCCGCCCTACGAGGCCGTCCCGCTGCGCGAAGCGCTGTGGTGGCATCCGGTCCACACCCACGACGCCGCCCACATCTGGCTGCGGGAGACGGCCGCCCGCGTGGGAGCGAAACTGCTCCGGGCGCCTTGA